The proteins below come from a single Methanococcoides sp. AM1 genomic window:
- a CDS encoding isopentenyl phosphate kinase, producing MSSTNDITILKIGGSVITDKNSEDGLAWEEEIVRIAREISGFEGKLIIVHGAGSFGHPQAKRYALTERFHAEGAVVTHKAVKSLNRIVVDILDEEGVNAIAVHPMGCTVAKGGRISEMYLGSILLMLEKGLVPVLHGDVVMDTEKGVSIVSGDQVIPYLATALGASRIGVGSAANGVLDDKGNTIPVITSDNFEEMKGYIGGSAGTDVTGGMLGKVLEMLDLGKASSITSYIFNATVAGNVSSFLNGENIGTAIRES from the coding sequence GTGAGTTCAACAAACGATATCACAATATTGAAAATTGGCGGGAGCGTCATTACCGACAAGAATTCGGAGGATGGTCTTGCCTGGGAAGAAGAGATAGTCCGCATTGCGCGTGAGATCTCAGGGTTTGAAGGAAAACTTATCATTGTTCATGGTGCCGGTTCATTTGGTCATCCTCAGGCAAAGAGGTATGCACTTACCGAAAGATTCCATGCAGAAGGTGCGGTTGTCACTCACAAGGCTGTAAAATCCCTGAACCGGATCGTTGTGGACATTCTGGACGAAGAAGGTGTCAATGCGATCGCAGTTCATCCTATGGGCTGTACTGTTGCAAAGGGTGGCCGGATCTCAGAGATGTATCTTGGCAGCATCCTTTTGATGCTTGAAAAGGGTCTTGTGCCTGTACTGCATGGTGATGTAGTGATGGATACTGAAAAAGGCGTGTCTATCGTATCAGGTGATCAGGTAATTCCTTATCTCGCAACGGCACTTGGTGCTTCCCGCATTGGTGTTGGCAGTGCTGCAAACGGTGTCCTTGATGACAAGGGCAACACTATTCCTGTGATCACTTCGGATAATTTCGAAGAAATGAAGGGGTATATCGGTGGTTCGGCAGGTACGGATGTGACCGGTGGTATGCTTGGGAAAGTGCTTGAGATGCTGGATCTTGGAAAAGCATCAAGTATAACTTCCTATATATTCAATGCAACAGTTGCAGGGAATGTTTCGAGTTTTCTGAATGGTGAAAATATCGGGACTGCAATTAGAGAATCATAA
- a CDS encoding phosphatase PAP2 family protein, producing MQKDLNLRRKGTEPNNKLHFISNFLPYAFAAILVFGLMLLQLDIEHLLKLNPTLNYASFMVMIEGGAVTHLQAFASPLLTYISAFVYLIGFTGLLIGTFLIFAYKKDEKSLQEFSIAFTLIYLIAYPFYILFPVDVTSKTLPNMAPLLYTLDPSIVHFVRICDPTLDNCFPSLHAALSLMAMLLIISRAENIGYKAVAVAITIAIQFTILYLGIHWITDMIGGIMLAVTSYYIATRYRENILGWSERINCKDEQEIRKNEKESKGRISQ from the coding sequence ATGCAGAAAGATTTAAACCTTAGAAGAAAAGGAACAGAACCAAACAACAAACTGCATTTTATATCTAATTTCCTCCCATATGCATTTGCTGCAATCCTTGTATTTGGCCTGATGCTTCTGCAACTAGATATTGAGCATTTGCTGAAACTGAACCCTACATTGAATTATGCAAGTTTCATGGTCATGATCGAAGGAGGTGCCGTAACTCACCTACAGGCTTTTGCTTCACCCTTGCTTACGTACATTTCAGCCTTTGTATACCTTATTGGATTCACCGGCCTCCTGATAGGTACTTTCCTTATATTCGCATATAAAAAGGATGAAAAAAGCCTGCAGGAGTTCTCTATAGCATTTACACTCATCTACCTGATAGCATACCCGTTCTACATATTGTTCCCTGTGGACGTGACAAGTAAAACATTACCCAATATGGCACCATTGCTTTACACCCTTGATCCATCCATCGTGCATTTCGTGCGTATCTGCGACCCTACACTTGACAATTGCTTCCCAAGCCTTCATGCAGCACTTTCCCTAATGGCAATGTTGCTCATTATATCCAGGGCAGAAAACATAGGATATAAAGCAGTTGCAGTTGCAATCACTATTGCCATCCAGTTTACGATATTGTATCTGGGAATACATTGGATCACTGATATGATCGGAGGTATAATGCTGGCAGTTACAAGTTACTATATTGCAACAAGATACCGTGAGAATATATTAGGATGGTCGGAAAGGATTAACTGTAAAGACGAACAGGAAATCAGAAAAAATGAAAAAGAGAGTAAGGGAAGGATATCACAATGA
- a CDS encoding DNA-directed RNA polymerase subunit N gives MIPVRCFTCGKVIAGSWEEYTRRVKDGEDPAAVLDDLNFTRYCCRRMFLAHVNLVDIMAPYQ, from the coding sequence ATGATTCCAGTTCGCTGTTTCACATGTGGAAAAGTAATTGCAGGAAGCTGGGAAGAGTATACCAGGCGTGTGAAGGACGGAGAAGATCCTGCTGCGGTACTTGATGATCTTAACTTCACAAGATACTGCTGCAGGCGTATGTTCCTCGCACACGTCAACCTTGTGGATATAATGGCTCCGTATCAGTGA
- the fni gene encoding type 2 isopentenyl-diphosphate Delta-isomerase, protein MINLSTSRRKIEHLEHCAQRPVESRDVTPGFDDVMLVHRALPQINMDEIDLSTKFLGKELKAPFLIASITGGHPDTKPVNAALAEAAEEVGVGIGVGSQRAAIEDPEQEDSFSIVRDVAPNAFVYGNIGAAQLREYDIESIEKLVEMLDADAMAVHLNFLQEAIQPEGDRDATGVLEAIEEVCSLKVPIIAKETGAGISKEDAQMLKKAGVSAIDVGGVGGTSWSGVEVYRANESGDTISGHLGELYWDFGIPTVSSVLECRSSLPVIATGGVRTGLDIAKSLSLGACAASAALPFVGPALIGKDAVVESLSGMLNELKVAMFLCGCGTVNELHTDSKTVVTGWTKEYITQRGFDLKEL, encoded by the coding sequence TTGATAAATTTGAGTACGTCCAGAAGAAAGATAGAACATCTTGAGCATTGTGCGCAGCGTCCGGTAGAATCAAGGGACGTTACGCCAGGATTCGATGATGTGATGCTTGTACACAGAGCACTACCTCAGATCAATATGGACGAGATCGACCTTTCCACCAAATTCCTGGGAAAGGAGTTGAAGGCACCTTTTTTGATAGCATCAATAACCGGAGGTCATCCGGATACCAAGCCGGTAAATGCAGCACTTGCAGAAGCTGCTGAAGAGGTTGGTGTTGGGATCGGCGTGGGTAGCCAGAGGGCTGCCATAGAGGACCCTGAACAGGAAGATTCATTCAGTATCGTGCGTGATGTAGCTCCGAATGCATTTGTCTATGGGAATATCGGGGCAGCACAGCTCAGGGAATACGACATTGAATCGATTGAAAAGCTTGTGGAAATGCTGGATGCAGATGCAATGGCTGTTCATCTCAATTTTCTTCAGGAGGCTATACAGCCTGAAGGCGACAGGGATGCTACCGGTGTGCTTGAAGCTATAGAAGAGGTCTGCTCATTGAAGGTCCCGATAATTGCAAAGGAAACCGGTGCGGGTATCTCCAAAGAAGATGCACAAATGCTTAAAAAGGCAGGCGTCAGTGCAATAGATGTTGGGGGAGTTGGTGGAACCAGCTGGTCCGGCGTGGAAGTTTATAGGGCAAATGAAAGTGGTGATACAATATCCGGGCATCTGGGTGAACTATATTGGGATTTCGGAATTCCCACAGTTTCCAGTGTGCTTGAATGCAGAAGTTCCCTTCCTGTGATAGCCACAGGTGGTGTCAGGACAGGCCTTGATATTGCAAAATCCCTCTCTCTGGGAGCATGTGCTGCAAGTGCAGCGCTTCCTTTTGTTGGACCTGCACTGATTGGAAAAGATGCGGTGGTAGAAAGCTTGTCAGGCATGCTCAATGAACTGAAAGTTGCAATGTTCCTTTGCGGATGTGGGACTGTCAATGAGCTTCATACTGATTCGAAGACCGTGGTCACAGGCTGGACAAAGGAATACATAACACAGCGTGGTTTTGACTTAAAGGAACTTTAA
- a CDS encoding helix-turn-helix transcriptional regulator produces MIIPEPIENEVKLLGGTEGIALRIADDDKIARQSGIHHALSSAIRLKILNLVLVQPLCVCLIKDITNMPDSKLSYHLSILVDNGLIHREKSGNWIIYHPTEEGRKYKVEP; encoded by the coding sequence ATGATAATTCCTGAACCGATCGAAAATGAAGTGAAACTGCTTGGGGGAACTGAAGGTATTGCATTGAGGATCGCAGATGATGACAAGATCGCCAGGCAAAGTGGCATACATCATGCACTATCCTCCGCGATACGCCTGAAAATACTCAACCTTGTGCTGGTGCAGCCCCTGTGTGTCTGCCTGATCAAGGATATCACAAATATGCCCGATTCAAAACTCTCCTACCATCTTTCGATCCTTGTGGATAATGGGCTTATTCATCGGGAGAAAAGTGGTAACTGGATAATCTATCATCCAACAGAAGAAGGCAGGAAGTATAAGGTAGAGCCTTAA
- the amrS gene encoding AmmeMemoRadiSam system radical SAM enzyme — protein sequence MLKEAMFYEKLDEGKVRCNLCNHRCKISSGKSGICGVRENRDGMLFSLIYNTVSSEAVDPIEKKPLFHFKPGSKVYSLGTIGCNFRCKHCQNWTISQVRLDEAVSMEITPQEAVDRAIATGSSSIAWTYNEPTIWYEYTYDSAKLAKESGLGTVYVTNGYITPEALRHISPYLDAFRVDIKAFTEEFYRETVGARLAPVLESAKLAKELGMHVEVVNLVIPTLNDSEDELRQLSAWVYENLGADTPIHFTRFQPYYKMKHLPPTPVETLEIAHGIALDEGLRYVYIGNVFGHQYEGTYCPSCGELLIGRGLFDVNEYNITPEHKCRNCGEPINIYGEYGGL from the coding sequence ATGCTTAAAGAAGCGATGTTCTATGAAAAGCTGGATGAGGGGAAAGTTCGATGCAACCTTTGCAATCACAGGTGCAAGATATCTTCAGGTAAAAGTGGTATCTGCGGGGTGAGGGAGAATCGCGATGGTATGCTTTTTTCCCTGATCTACAACACTGTTTCCAGTGAGGCAGTTGATCCAATTGAGAAGAAACCATTGTTCCATTTTAAACCCGGTTCAAAGGTTTATTCCCTGGGGACCATTGGATGTAATTTCAGATGCAAGCACTGCCAGAACTGGACAATTTCCCAGGTCAGGCTGGATGAGGCTGTATCCATGGAGATCACGCCGCAGGAAGCAGTGGATAGGGCCATTGCCACAGGATCATCATCTATTGCATGGACCTACAACGAGCCGACCATCTGGTATGAGTACACTTATGATTCTGCAAAGCTGGCAAAAGAATCCGGACTGGGGACAGTATATGTGACCAATGGTTACATCACTCCGGAAGCATTGCGGCACATATCTCCTTATCTTGATGCTTTCAGGGTGGACATCAAGGCTTTTACGGAAGAGTTCTACAGGGAGACTGTCGGTGCCAGGCTTGCACCTGTGCTGGAGTCTGCAAAACTGGCAAAGGAACTGGGGATGCATGTGGAGGTAGTTAATCTTGTCATACCGACACTGAACGATTCTGAGGATGAGCTACGGCAACTCTCCGCATGGGTATATGAAAATCTGGGCGCTGACACTCCGATACACTTTACCCGATTCCAGCCATATTATAAGATGAAGCATCTGCCGCCAACACCGGTGGAAACACTTGAGATAGCCCATGGTATTGCATTGGATGAAGGTTTGAGGTACGTTTACATTGGAAACGTTTTTGGCCACCAGTATGAGGGCACATATTGTCCTTCTTGTGGCGAACTTCTGATAGGGCGCGGGCTATTCGATGTGAATGAGTACAATATTACTCCGGAGCACAAGTGCCGCAATTGTGGGGAGCCTATCAATATCTATGGTGAATATGGTGGTCTTTGA
- a CDS encoding RNase J family beta-CASP ribonuclease: MTDIGIIAVGGYNEMGRNMTAIRVDEDIIIVDMGLRLDRVQIHEDVEIDKMHSLELIEMGAIPDDTIMKQVNGNVAAIVCTHGHLDHIGAISKLAHRYTAPIIGTPYTVALVKQQIESERKFGVKNRIIPVEAGGIYQVNDEVSIELIRVQHSIIDAVFVAVHTPAGAVLYACDFKLDRTPTLGEQPDFDRLRELGKEGVICMMVESTNAKRAGKTPSERIAHDMVRDVLLGTEESDVGMIITTFASHISRINSIIQFAEEMGRIPVLMGRSMDKYVVTAKDMGYIDFPDNVEIYGKRKDIDKAFKKIMKEGKEKYLPIVTGHQGEPGAILSRVAKGDTPYEIESGDRVIFSANVIPSPMTQANRYALETKIRMRGGRIYDNVHVSGHAYREDHWELLRLINPEHVIPAHGTIEMHSAYIEMAEDAGYVLGDTVHLLRNGEELYIEE, translated from the coding sequence ATGACAGATATTGGAATAATAGCAGTTGGCGGATATAATGAAATGGGCCGCAACATGACTGCTATAAGGGTTGACGAAGACATCATTATCGTAGATATGGGTCTGAGATTAGATAGGGTCCAGATCCATGAGGATGTGGAAATTGATAAGATGCATTCTCTTGAACTGATTGAAATGGGTGCTATACCTGATGATACGATCATGAAGCAGGTCAACGGCAACGTTGCTGCTATCGTTTGTACACACGGGCACCTTGATCACATTGGTGCGATCTCAAAGCTTGCACACAGGTACACTGCACCGATCATCGGTACTCCGTACACAGTTGCTCTTGTTAAGCAGCAGATCGAATCAGAACGCAAGTTCGGTGTAAAGAACAGGATCATCCCGGTTGAAGCAGGTGGTATCTACCAGGTCAATGATGAGGTATCTATTGAGCTGATACGTGTCCAGCACAGTATAATCGACGCTGTATTCGTAGCAGTCCACACACCAGCAGGTGCTGTACTTTATGCTTGTGATTTCAAGCTTGACCGTACACCTACACTGGGTGAGCAGCCGGACTTTGACAGGCTCAGGGAACTCGGAAAGGAAGGCGTCATCTGTATGATGGTGGAAAGTACCAATGCAAAACGTGCAGGGAAAACACCTTCAGAGAGGATCGCTCATGACATGGTCCGTGATGTACTTCTTGGTACAGAGGAATCAGATGTTGGAATGATCATAACGACATTCGCTTCTCACATATCCCGTATTAACTCTATCATCCAGTTCGCTGAAGAGATGGGGCGTATTCCTGTATTGATGGGTCGTTCCATGGACAAGTATGTAGTAACTGCAAAGGATATGGGATACATTGATTTCCCTGATAATGTAGAGATCTACGGTAAGAGAAAGGATATCGATAAGGCGTTCAAGAAGATCATGAAAGAAGGTAAGGAAAAATACCTGCCTATTGTAACTGGTCATCAGGGTGAACCTGGTGCTATTCTTTCACGAGTTGCAAAGGGTGATACTCCTTATGAAATTGAGTCCGGAGATCGTGTTATCTTCTCTGCAAACGTGATCCCAAGTCCAATGACACAGGCAAACCGCTACGCACTGGAAACCAAGATCCGAATGAGAGGTGGCCGTATCTATGATAACGTGCACGTTTCAGGACATGCTTATCGTGAAGATCACTGGGAACTTCTGCGTTTGATCAATCCAGAACACGTAATCCCTGCTCACGGTACTATCGAGATGCACAGCGCTTATATCGAGATGGCAGAAGATGCCGGCTACGTTCTGGGCGATACCGTACACCTGTTGAGAAATGGTGAAGAACTATATATTGAAGAATGA
- a CDS encoding UDP-N-acetylglucosamine--N-acetylmuramyl-(pentapeptide) pyrophosphoryl-undecaprenol N-acetylglucosamine transferase: MKIMLFVCGEGLGHTSRCIPLAQQIQAAGHDVMIGAYGYSRELIEKKGLQTIEIPPEIQLVGDAGSLDLKRSVLATIKSGQLLGIRKVSRQLKEFKPQVVISDSYYTATLAAMFKKIPVHLMINQSNMEEFFYDKGSFMKLIGKVTKRFYNAIFRKVDGIIIPDYPMPDTICRLNLDLEDEKEDNVFYSGPLVGKKYEEVIEADLSRPHVLSTVGGFGYREPIFRKVIETARLDTTISYTLLSGPSVDPDDFTDLPENVTILRFIEDQFPYIKSSDLVIAPGGHSTMMEALSFGIPMLSFPDIGHNEQENNANALEEDGCGRKLNYSTSPAQLLEYIHEITNDGKLLEKSRELHDLSNELDGPSAITRMMELKYMK; encoded by the coding sequence ATGAAAATAATGCTCTTTGTTTGCGGGGAAGGACTCGGACATACCAGCCGCTGCATACCACTTGCACAACAAATACAGGCAGCAGGTCATGATGTAATGATCGGAGCCTACGGGTATTCCAGAGAACTCATTGAAAAGAAAGGATTGCAAACAATAGAGATTCCGCCGGAGATCCAGCTTGTGGGTGATGCAGGCAGCCTTGATCTTAAAAGATCAGTCCTTGCTACCATCAAAAGTGGTCAATTGCTCGGGATCAGAAAGGTCAGCAGGCAATTGAAAGAATTCAAACCCCAGGTGGTTATATCAGACAGTTATTACACTGCAACCCTTGCTGCGATGTTCAAAAAGATCCCTGTGCACCTTATGATAAACCAATCTAACATGGAGGAATTCTTTTACGATAAAGGATCTTTCATGAAGCTCATTGGAAAGGTAACAAAGAGATTTTATAACGCGATATTCAGGAAAGTTGACGGGATCATCATACCGGACTATCCTATGCCAGACACAATCTGTCGCCTGAACCTTGATCTTGAGGATGAAAAAGAAGATAATGTGTTCTACAGCGGACCACTTGTCGGGAAAAAGTATGAAGAAGTGATCGAAGCGGATCTTAGCAGACCGCATGTGCTTTCCACAGTTGGTGGTTTTGGATATCGTGAACCGATATTTCGAAAGGTCATCGAAACAGCAAGACTGGATACTACGATCAGTTATACACTCCTGTCCGGGCCAAGTGTCGATCCCGATGACTTCACTGACCTGCCAGAAAACGTGACCATACTCAGGTTCATTGAGGACCAGTTCCCATACATAAAAAGTTCCGATCTTGTAATTGCACCCGGAGGTCACAGTACGATGATGGAAGCTCTTTCATTTGGCATCCCGATGTTATCTTTTCCGGACATTGGACACAACGAGCAGGAGAACAACGCTAATGCACTGGAAGAAGACGGATGCGGAAGGAAGTTGAACTATTCAACGTCCCCTGCACAACTCCTTGAATACATACATGAGATCACAAATGACGGAAAGTTACTTGAAAAAAGTCGGGAGCTACATGACCTCTCCAACGAACTTGACGGACCATCTGCTATCACAAGGATGATGGAATTAAAGTACATGAAATGA
- a CDS encoding polyprenyl synthetase family protein, with protein MDLMDEIKKRSVHVDKGIGELLPIAHPEELYKASRYLPDAGGKRLRPTVLMLATEAVGGDPISVVPAAVAVELVHNFTLVHDDIMDNDDVRRGMPAVHVKWSSEGAILAGDTLYSKAFEIISSMEKDPARILKCVALLSKTCTEICEGQWMDIDFETRDSVSEEEYLEMVEKKTSVLYGAVAKVGALLGGASDEVADALYEFGRLVGISFQIQDDVIDMVTPEEILGKVRGSDLIEGKRTLIAIHALNNGVELEIFGKGGTATPEQIDEAVAILERSGSIGYAQELSATYLENGKKMLDVLDDSEAKDILLAIADYMVTRNY; from the coding sequence ATGGATCTTATGGATGAAATAAAAAAGCGAAGTGTGCATGTCGATAAAGGGATAGGGGAACTTCTTCCGATCGCACATCCTGAAGAGCTTTACAAAGCATCAAGGTACTTGCCGGATGCAGGTGGAAAACGTCTCCGTCCTACTGTCCTTATGCTTGCAACTGAGGCGGTAGGTGGCGATCCCATATCCGTTGTTCCGGCAGCAGTAGCTGTTGAACTGGTTCACAATTTCACCCTTGTCCATGACGATATAATGGACAATGACGATGTCAGGCGTGGAATGCCTGCAGTTCATGTAAAGTGGAGCAGTGAAGGTGCTATCCTCGCAGGAGATACTCTCTATTCCAAAGCTTTTGAGATCATCTCATCTATGGAGAAGGATCCTGCACGCATACTGAAGTGCGTTGCTCTTCTTTCAAAGACCTGTACTGAAATATGTGAAGGTCAGTGGATGGATATTGATTTTGAGACTCGTGATTCTGTTTCAGAAGAAGAGTATCTTGAGATGGTTGAGAAAAAGACCTCTGTGCTCTATGGTGCAGTAGCAAAGGTCGGTGCCCTGCTTGGCGGAGCTTCCGATGAGGTTGCAGATGCGCTTTATGAGTTCGGCCGTCTTGTAGGGATAAGTTTCCAGATACAGGATGATGTCATCGACATGGTGACTCCTGAAGAGATCCTCGGCAAGGTCCGTGGAAGCGACCTGATAGAAGGCAAGAGGACACTGATAGCTATTCACGCTCTCAACAATGGCGTTGAACTTGAGATATTCGGGAAAGGCGGAACTGCTACTCCTGAACAGATCGATGAGGCAGTTGCCATACTTGAAAGATCCGGTTCAATTGGATATGCACAGGAACTTTCTGCAACTTACCTTGAAAATGGTAAAAAGATGCTCGATGTTCTTGACGACTCTGAGGCAAAGGATATTCTGCTTGCTATCGCAGACTACATGGTAACCAGGAACTATTGA
- the rpsB gene encoding 30S ribosomal protein S2, giving the protein MESTENIEVNAEESAAAQEATESTSLVPIDEYLAAGVHIGTQQKTQNMMKFVYRVRTDGLYVLDIQSTDERIRSIAHFLSKYDPSRILVVSARQYGQYPATMFSKAVGAVSRVGRFIPGTLTNPVQEGFYEPDAIIVTDPAGDAQVIKEAVSVGIPVVAFCDTNNMTSNVDLVIPTNNKGRKALSLVYWLLAREVANERGIPFNYELTDFETGL; this is encoded by the coding sequence ATGGAATCTACAGAAAATATTGAAGTTAATGCTGAAGAAAGCGCAGCAGCACAGGAAGCAACCGAATCAACATCATTAGTACCTATAGATGAATATCTGGCAGCAGGTGTGCACATTGGTACACAGCAGAAGACCCAGAACATGATGAAGTTCGTCTACCGTGTAAGGACAGATGGTCTTTACGTGCTTGATATCCAGTCAACAGATGAGAGGATCAGATCAATTGCACATTTCCTTTCAAAATATGACCCATCCAGAATACTTGTTGTGTCCGCACGTCAGTACGGTCAGTATCCTGCAACAATGTTCTCCAAGGCAGTAGGCGCAGTTTCAAGAGTTGGAAGGTTCATTCCAGGTACTCTTACAAACCCTGTTCAGGAAGGTTTCTATGAGCCAGATGCAATTATTGTGACAGACCCTGCAGGAGATGCACAGGTAATTAAGGAAGCTGTCAGCGTGGGTATTCCTGTAGTTGCATTCTGTGATACCAATAACATGACATCCAATGTCGATCTTGTTATCCCAACCAACAACAAGGGTAGGAAAGCACTTTCTCTTGTGTACTGGCTTCTTGCAAGGGAAGTTGCAAACGAAAGGGGTATTCCTTTCAACTACGAGTTAACCGACTTTGAAACAGGTCTTTAA
- a CDS encoding DNA-directed RNA polymerase subunit K produces MSKEKFTRYERARIIGARSLQIAMEAPILIDTDSTDSLHIATLEFEKGVIPVTVKRNYEYLR; encoded by the coding sequence TTGAGCAAAGAGAAGTTTACTAGGTATGAGCGTGCAAGGATCATTGGTGCAAGATCACTTCAGATAGCAATGGAAGCTCCAATATTGATCGACACTGATAGTACTGATTCGCTGCACATAGCTACATTGGAATTTGAGAAAGGTGTTATACCAGTTACAGTGAAGAGAAATTACGAATATTTGAGGTGA
- a CDS encoding MEMO1 family protein: protein MRQPAVAGQFYPLSPKTLKKEVSRCFNSIEVTPRDVIGAVVPHAGYVYSGSVAANVYASLPKADTYIFFGPNHTGYGSPVAMSQDTWKNPLGEIETDKDIGKLLAGTIIDMDEVAHRYEHSIEVQIPFLQHRFGNDFKILPICMGMQDEETAVEVGQEVARAAKESGKKVVFIASSDMSHYVPAEHAERVDHYLIEAILDMDVPELYRRRYEENISACGYGPISAMLSAAKEYGAKSTELIKYATSGEVSGDPNVVGYAGIIVE, encoded by the coding sequence ATGAGACAACCAGCTGTTGCAGGTCAGTTCTATCCGTTAAGTCCGAAGACCCTTAAAAAAGAGGTTTCCAGATGCTTTAATAGCATTGAGGTCACTCCTCGCGATGTTATCGGAGCAGTAGTTCCGCATGCAGGATATGTTTATTCTGGTTCAGTTGCGGCAAATGTTTATGCAAGCTTACCTAAAGCTGATACGTACATCTTTTTTGGACCGAACCATACGGGGTATGGGTCCCCTGTGGCAATGTCGCAGGATACATGGAAGAACCCACTTGGTGAGATCGAAACAGACAAGGATATTGGCAAGCTTCTTGCAGGTACCATTATCGATATGGATGAGGTCGCTCACAGATATGAGCATTCCATAGAAGTACAGATACCTTTCCTTCAGCACAGGTTTGGGAATGATTTCAAGATCCTTCCTATATGCATGGGTATGCAGGATGAGGAGACTGCTGTGGAGGTAGGTCAGGAAGTTGCGCGTGCAGCCAAAGAGTCCGGAAAGAAGGTAGTTTTCATCGCATCAAGTGATATGTCACATTATGTTCCTGCAGAGCATGCTGAGCGTGTAGACCATTATCTGATAGAAGCTATTCTGGACATGGATGTACCTGAACTTTATCGCAGAAGATATGAGGAGAACATCTCAGCCTGTGGGTATGGTCCTATCTCAGCAATGTTGAGCGCTGCAAAGGAATACGGTGCAAAGAGCACCGAATTGATAAAATACGCCACAAGCGGAGAGGTTTCCGGCGATCCTAATGTCGTAGGATATGCTGGCATTATTGTGGAATAA
- a CDS encoding mevalonate kinase: MITCSAPGKVYLFGEHAVVYGEPAICCAVDIRTRINVAPADSIIISSSLGTTGIDFEVHPYVSAVVERFQNMSSLEGVSISIESEIPVGSGLGSSAAVTIATIKALDSLLGIGLELDDIARMGHEIEQRIQGAASQTDTYVCTMGGVVMIPQRKVLDLIDCSIVVGNTNIFSSTKELVANVAELNEKFPDVVGPVLSSIGKMSVTGEELVNAKDYVSIGKLMNINQGLLDAIGVGCSELSSFTYAARDSGAYGAKITGAGGGGCMVAIAPHELVGGVAAAIASAGGEVVVTKATDIGVRVESL, encoded by the coding sequence ATGATCACATGTTCCGCACCGGGGAAAGTCTATCTTTTCGGTGAACATGCCGTAGTTTACGGTGAACCCGCTATTTGTTGTGCAGTGGATATACGCACACGTATAAATGTTGCCCCTGCAGATTCCATAATTATTAGTTCCAGCCTCGGTACTACCGGGATCGACTTTGAGGTCCATCCTTATGTTTCAGCGGTTGTTGAGCGTTTCCAGAATATGTCCTCTCTTGAAGGTGTAAGCATCAGCATCGAGTCCGAGATACCTGTTGGTTCAGGACTTGGCTCGTCTGCTGCTGTTACCATAGCAACGATAAAGGCACTGGATAGTCTGCTTGGCATTGGTCTTGAGCTTGATGATATTGCACGAATGGGGCATGAGATCGAGCAGAGGATACAGGGTGCTGCAAGCCAGACTGATACATATGTCTGTACCATGGGTGGAGTTGTCATGATACCCCAACGTAAGGTGCTTGATCTTATTGATTGTTCTATTGTTGTCGGTAATACCAATATCTTCTCTTCTACAAAGGAGCTTGTAGCAAATGTTGCAGAGCTGAATGAGAAATTCCCTGATGTTGTCGGTCCTGTTCTATCATCCATCGGAAAGATGTCAGTAACGGGCGAGGAACTTGTGAATGCAAAGGATTATGTTTCTATCGGCAAGCTCATGAATATTAATCAGGGTCTTCTGGATGCTATTGGTGTGGGTTGTTCTGAATTAAGTTCATTTACGTATGCTGCCCGTGACAGTGGAGCATATGGTGCAAAGATAACCGGTGCAGGAGGTGGTGGTTGTATGGTGGCGATCGCTCCGCATGAACTTGTGGGCGGGGTAGCTGCTGCAATTGCTTCTGCAGGCGGGGAAGTTGTTGTTACAAAAGCAACGGATATTGGTGTAAGGGTGGAATCCCTGTGA